In Actinomyces marmotae, the DNA window GGTGACGACGTTCGCCAGGCCCGTGCGCGCACCCTCCCCGACGCCCGCCGCGGACTCCACGTAGGAGGTGTTGGAGGACACCGCGCCGACGCCGCCGACGATGGCGCCCACGGAGTCCACCACGAGGATCTCGCGGGTGCGCGGCGGGTTTCCGTTCTCATCGAGGAGGTCCGCCTCGGCGCCGATGGCCACCATCGTGCCCATCGTGTCGAAGAAGTCGGCGAGCATCATGGAGAAGACGAGCAGGACGATCGACACGACGCCCGCCTTCTCGAAGGAGCCCAGCAGGGAGAAGTGGCCCAGGCCCGACAGGTTCGGTACGGAGACGGGACTGCCGCTCAACGAGGGGACGCTCAGCGCCCAGCCCGTGGGGTTGGAGCCCTCCTCGAAGGCGCCCAGGCCCTGGATGGCCTCGATGATGACGGCCAGGAGCGTGGCGCTGACGATGCCGATGAGGATGGCGCCGCGGACCTTGCGGATGTGCAGGATGATCGTGAGGAACAGGCCGAGCAGGAAGACGACCACGGGCCAGCCCTTGAGGGAGCCGCCCAGGCCGAGCTCGAGGGGCGTGCCGCCGGCGCGCACGACCTTGGCGTCCACCAGCCCGATGAGGGCGATGAACAGGCCGATGCCCACGCTGATCGCGGTGCGCAGGAAGGGCGGGACGGCCCGGAAGACGGCCTCGCGGAAGCCGGTGAGGACGAGGATGAGGATGATGACGCCCTCGATGACGACGATGCCCATGGCATCGGCGAAGGTCATGCCGTGGTTGCCGACGATCGTGTAGGCGACCATCGCGTTGATGCCGAGCCCGGCGGCCATGGCCAGCGGGTAGTTGGCGACGACGCCCATGAGGATCGTCATGACCCCGGCGATGAGCGCGGTGCCGGCGGCGATCTTCGCCTTAGCGCTGGTCACGTCGCCGTCGCCCGCCAGAGCGCCGCCGAGGATCAGCGGGTTCAGCACGAGGATGTAGCTCATCGTGAAGAAGGTGACGACGCCGCCGCGGAGCTCGCGGGCGACGGTCGAGCCGCGCTCGGTGATGCGGAAGAAGCGGTCGAGGGCCGGCAGGGCGGTGGAGGGGGTGGGGCGTGAGGGCGCGGCGCGCCCGGGAGAAGTGGTGCTCACGTTGCCTCATTGTCACAGACCCCGGCGTCGGCCACGAGACCGTATCAGGAGTCGAAAGCGGCGCGGGCGAACCATAATGGGCCCATGAAGATCCTGCTCACGTCCACCTCCCACCTCGATCCATCGCCGCTGGTCGCCGATGGTCACGAGGTGGTCGTCTTCGATGAGGCCGCCCCGGTTCCTCCCGAGCACCGCGATGCGGAGGCGATGATCCTGTGGGGCATGGGCGGAGCGCGGGCCCTGGCGGCCCTGCGGGACACGGCCGGCCGCATGACGAACCTGCGCTGGATCCAGACCCTCGCCGCCGGGCCGGACGCCATCCTCGCCGCGGGCTTCCCCGACTC includes these proteins:
- a CDS encoding NCS2 family permease, whose translation is MSTTSPGRAAPSRPTPSTALPALDRFFRITERGSTVARELRGGVVTFFTMSYILVLNPLILGGALAGDGDVTSAKAKIAAGTALIAGVMTILMGVVANYPLAMAAGLGINAMVAYTIVGNHGMTFADAMGIVVIEGVIILILVLTGFREAVFRAVPPFLRTAISVGIGLFIALIGLVDAKVVRAGGTPLELGLGGSLKGWPVVVFLLGLFLTIILHIRKVRGAILIGIVSATLLAVIIEAIQGLGAFEEGSNPTGWALSVPSLSGSPVSVPNLSGLGHFSLLGSFEKAGVVSIVLLVFSMMLADFFDTMGTMVAIGAEADLLDENGNPPRTREILVVDSVGAIVGGVGAVSSNTSYVESAAGVGEGARTGLANVVTGALFLASVFLSPLVAMVPYEAATPALVVVGFLMMTQVADIDWKRPELGIPAFMTIIMMPFSYSITNGIGAGFLTYVLVETAVGRARRIHPLMWLTAALFAVYFTTAPIKEILGLS